Within Engraulis encrasicolus isolate BLACKSEA-1 chromosome 8, IST_EnEncr_1.0, whole genome shotgun sequence, the genomic segment acacacacacacacacacacacacacacacacacacacacacacacacacagaggcaaccaCAGTAAGTCCTTTTTCTTatcacgcgcacaaacacacacacacacacacacacacacacacacacacacacacacacatagaggcctTCCACTGGCGGAGCTTAGAGAGCAGGTTTGTTGGAGGAttgcattgtcattgtcatcgttATGGCCATGATActgtgtgctgcgctgtgctgttctgcaatgggggtggggttggggggagatCAGGCCAGGCCAGGTCAGCGCAGGACGACTAGTTCTGTGGCGAGGGGCGTCAGCACCGCCAGCAGGCAGCAGAGGAGCAGAGACCAGGCCTGGGGCCCCGCCGCCCGGTCAGTGGGCAGCTGCACCCCACTGGGGGGCCGCATGGAGGTCCGGGGGGTGCACTTGTGCTTTCTCCGCGGCGTGTGGCCGTCCGGGGTGGTGGGGTcgtccttccctccccctccgtCGGGCGAGGCGTACTCCTTGTCGACCATCACCTCGTTCTGGCCCCCCCGGCCCTTGCCCCCCTTGGTGCGCTGGCGGGTGCAGTTCCGCGAacggccccctcctcctcctcctcctcctccaccaccaccgctggcCCGCGGAGGGCTACCACCACCTCCGGGCTGCTCTCTTCCGTTGATGGAGGTGGGCGGGTGGGGTAAAGGGGAGGGCGGCGAGGGGTGCAGCCCTCCTCcacctgcgcctcctcctcctcctccatggcggtggtggtggtcgggCCTTCCGTGGGGCGTCGTGGGCTCCTTCTTGGGCGACACCTTGCTGTTGCCGATGCTGCTCCCGGTCCAGGTGTTGCCCTGGCTGAGCGACTCGGACCCGGAGCAGTTGGGGAAGTCCTCCTTGTGCAGCTGCTTCAGGTCCTTGCCCGCCGCCTTGGCCGGCGCCACGCAGCCCACCTCCGACGTGGAGCCCCGGAACTTCTTCAGCCAGTCCCAGAGCGACATCGCCTTGCAGTCGCACTCCCAGGGGTTGTCGTTGAGCCGCAGGTACTCCAAGGCGGGCAGCTGGGTCAGCGACTCGCCGCTCAGCTCCCGCAGCGAGTTGTTGAACAGGTAGAGGGTGGTGAGGCGCCGCAGGTCGTGGAAGGCCCGCTGGTCCACCCACTCCAGCCGGTTGTGGTGGAGCAGCAGGCGGTCCAGCGCGCCCAGGCCCCGGAAGGTGTTCTGGTGCAGCCGCCACAGCCGGTTGCCGTGCAGGAACAGGTGGCTGAGGTTGTGGAGGTCCACGAACATGTCGTCCTGCAGGAACCCCAAGTGGTTGTCctgaggacggagagagagagagatggagagagagagagacagatacaaagtatgaaagggggagacagagataaagggagagagagagggtgggaagaAAAAGATtcaggagataaagagagacagagaaggagaacaTGAGATAATAAGATCGTTCATCTCAACGACACAAACGGGACCGTGTCCCAAGCCTTAATGGGAGATTTTATTAGGCAATGAAAtaacaatggaggattttttattCGGCCAATATGAGCCTCGGCGTTCAAGGCCGTCATTGAACTCTCGTGACTCTCGAGAGTTACAGTTATGCAGCACATCATGCTCAATCCGCTTCAGTATGATAAGAGGCACAGAGAAAGCTGGAGGGGGGGCTGAATTAGttgaaagagagaatgagtaaGAAAAACGacagatgaaagaggagagaaaaagagagagaagagacaatgGGGAGAACTGGGTAGTCTAGACTAGACAGCCTGACCCCCAGGTAAAGATCTGAGAGCTCCAGAAATGAGACATGgggaatgaaagagggagagagggaggggtgtgtgtgagagagagagagagagagagagagagagagagagagagagagagagagagagagagagagagggaggggtgtgtgtgagagagagagagagagagcatcgggCCAGACACTACACTAAACTATACAACACTGTACTACACTCagtagatgcttttatccaaagcaacttacagcacAGGAGGGGTGAgataagaaggagagaaagggggggggtgaAATGGAAGGACTGAGGAGTGGGTTAGCATGCTCAGCTAACAACCTGATAGAGGACATATTTtataacagtggttctcaactggaatagtcttgtgacccacaattcgacgtggtcaatacgttgtgacccaaactgcgtgtcgcaccgtcagattcttccaataataatacaaaatattatcatgcatttcataatatgcattattatttgcattgtatgctgatatacaatgt encodes:
- the rtn4rl1b gene encoding reticulon-4 receptor-like 1b, with translation MFKRGCGLEFLLVLCGLELSRSCPRHCICYTGPSTVSCQSHNFLSVPEGIPPHSERIFLQNNKIHRLLRGHFSPTTVTLWIYSNNISYIEPSAFHGFHALEELDLGDNRHLRQLDAETFRGLGKLHALHLYRCGLDVLPTDLFKGLRNLQYLYLQDNHLGFLQDDMFVDLHNLSHLFLHGNRLWRLHQNTFRGLGALDRLLLHHNRLEWVDQRAFHDLRRLTTLYLFNNSLRELSGESLTQLPALEYLRLNDNPWECDCKAMSLWDWLKKFRGSTSEVGCVAPAKAAGKDLKQLHKEDFPNCSGSESLSQGNTWTGSSIGNSKVSPKKEPTTPHGRPDHHHRHGGGGGGAGGGGLHPSPPSPLPHPPTSINGREQPGGGGSPPRASGGGGGGGGGGGGRSRNCTRQRTKGGKGRGGQNEVMVDKEYASPDGGGGKDDPTTPDGHTPRRKHKCTPRTSMRPPSGVQLPTDRAAGPQAWSLLLCCLLAVLTPLATELVVLR